A single genomic interval of Caretta caretta isolate rCarCar2 chromosome 23, rCarCar1.hap1, whole genome shotgun sequence harbors:
- the LOC142069895 gene encoding uncharacterized protein LOC142069895, which yields MQSSSAEVTMMESQNRKRAPAWTEREVWDLIAVWGEESVLSELRSSFRNAKTFLKISQGMKDRGHNRDPKQCRVKLKELRQAYQKTREANGRSGSEPQTCRFYDELHAILGGSATTTPAVLFDSFNGDGGNTEVGFGDEEDDDEEVVDSSQQASGETGFPDSQELFLTLDLEPVPPEPTQGCLLDSAGGEGTSAACVSMITGSSPSQRLVKLRKKKNRTRDEMFSELMLSSHTDRAQTNAWRQIMSECRKAQNDREERWRAEESKWRAEESKWRAEDRAEAQRWRQRDERRQDSMLRLLQDQTSMLQCMVELQQRQLEHRLPLQPLCNQPPSSPSSIASTPRRPRTRSDAQKPP from the exons atgcagagctcatcagcagaggtgaccatgatggagtcccagaatcgcaaaagagctccagcatggactgaacgggaggtatgggatctgatcgctgtttggggagaggaatccgtgctatcagaactccgttccagttttcgaaatgccaaaacctttctgaaaatctcccagggcatgaaggacagaggccataacagggacccgaagcagtgccgcgtgaaactgaaggagctgaggcaagcctaccagaaaaccagagaggcgaacggccgctctgggtcagagccccaaacatgccgcttctatgatgagctgcatgccattttagggggttcagccaccactaccccagccgtgttgtttgactccttcaatggagatggaggcaatacagaagtaggttttggggacgaagaagatgatgatgaggaggttgtagatagctcacagcaagcaagcggagaaaccggttttcccgacagccaggaactgtttctcaccctagacctggagccagtaccccccgaacccacccaaggctgcctcctggactcagcaggcggagaagggacctctg ctgcatgtgtttcaatgatcacaggatcttctccttcccagaggctagtgaagcttagaaagaaaaaaaaccgcactcgcgatgaaatgttctccgagctcatgctgtcctcccacactgacagagcacagacgaatgcgtggaggcaaataatgtcagagtgcaggaaagcacaaaatgaccgggaggagaggtggagggctgaagagagtaagtggcgggctgaagagagtaagtggcgggctgaagacagggctgaagctcaaaggtggcggcagcgtgatgagaggaggcaggattcaatgctgaggctgctgcaggaccaaaccagtatgctccagtgtatggttgagctgcagcaaaggcagctggagcacagactgccactgcagcccctctgtaaccaaccgccctcctccccaagttccatagcctccacacccagacgcccaagaacacg ATCAGATGCACAGAAACCTCCCTAA
- the LOC125629393 gene encoding sulfotransferase 2B1 isoform X2: protein MAVEYVTYQGIKFPPAYNSEQSLRFTHKEFQVQDDDVFNVTYPKSGTVWMIEILSLIRSGGDPAWNRAVLNSTRVPWFTTRLGLESALSYPRPRLLTCHLPVQLFPTSFFGSRAKVDQVVYTLRNPKDVLVSYFYFSKMCSSYKDPESFEQFLRDFLSGDVPHGSWFDHVRGWMEMKGKKNFFFITYEELQQDLRGSVRRLCQFLEQELDEGAITSVVENASFRAMQENKMCNSTLLPKDIMDQEKGTFLRKGICGDWKNHFTVAQSEAFDTIYQDQMGGLMEAFPWGAH, encoded by the exons ATGGCAGTAGAGTACGTCACATACCAGGGCATCAAGTTCCCCCCTGCATATAACTCTGAGCAGAGCCTGCGCTTCACCCACAAGGAGTTCCAGGTGCAGGATGATGATGTCTTCAATGTCACCTACCCCAAATCAG GCACAGTGTGGATGATCGAGATCTTGAGCCTGATCCGCAGCGGCGGGGACCCAGCCTGGAACCGAGCCGTCCTCAACTCCACCCGCGTGCCCTGGTTCACTACCCGCCTGGGGCTGGAGTCTGCACTGAGCTATCCCCGACCCCGTCTGTTGACCTGCCACCTCCCCGTCCAGCTCTTCCCCACATCTTTCTTTGGCTCCAGGGCCAAGGTGGACCAG GTGGTCTACACACTCCGCAATCCCAAGGACGTCCTGGTCTCCTATTTCTATTTCTCCAAGATGTGCAGCTCGTACAAGGACCCCGAATCCTTTGAGCAGTTCCTGCGGGACTTTCTGAGCGGGGATG TGCCCCACGGGTCCTGGTTTGATCATGTCAGAGGCTGGATGGAAATGAAGGGCAAAAAGAATTTCTTCTTCATCACTTACGAAGAGCTGCAGCAG GACCTGAGGGGCAGCGTGCGGCGACTCTGCCAGTTCCTGGAGCAGGAGCTGGATGAGGGAGCTATCACCTCGGTGGTGGAGAACGCCTCCTTCAGGGCCATGCAGGAGAACAAGATGTGCAACTCGACGCTGCTCCCCAAGGACATCATGGATCAGGAGAAGGGCACGTTCCTGAGGAAGG GCATCTGTGGGGACTGGAAGAACCATTTCACGGTGGCGCAGAGCGAGGCCTTCGACACGAtataccaggaccagatgggggGCCTGATGGAGGCATTCCCATGGGGTGCACATTAG
- the LOC125629393 gene encoding sulfotransferase 2B1 isoform X3 → MAVEYVTYQGIKFPPAYNSEQSLRFTHKEFQVQDDDVFNVTYPKSGTVWMIEILSLIRSGGDPAWNRAVLNSTRVPWFTTRLGLESALSYPRPRLLTCHLPVQLFPTSFFGSRAKVVYTLRNPKDVLVSYFYFSKMCSSYKDPESFEQFLRDFLSGDVPHGSWFDHVRGWMEMKGKKNFFFITYEELQQDLRGSVRRLCQFLEQELDEGAITSVVENASFRAMQENKMCNSTLLPKDIMDQEKGTFLRKGICGDWKNHFTVAQSEAFDTIYQDQMGGLMEAFPWGAH, encoded by the exons ATGGCAGTAGAGTACGTCACATACCAGGGCATCAAGTTCCCCCCTGCATATAACTCTGAGCAGAGCCTGCGCTTCACCCACAAGGAGTTCCAGGTGCAGGATGATGATGTCTTCAATGTCACCTACCCCAAATCAG GCACAGTGTGGATGATCGAGATCTTGAGCCTGATCCGCAGCGGCGGGGACCCAGCCTGGAACCGAGCCGTCCTCAACTCCACCCGCGTGCCCTGGTTCACTACCCGCCTGGGGCTGGAGTCTGCACTGAGCTATCCCCGACCCCGTCTGTTGACCTGCCACCTCCCCGTCCAGCTCTTCCCCACATCTTTCTTTGGCTCCAGGGCCAAG GTGGTCTACACACTCCGCAATCCCAAGGACGTCCTGGTCTCCTATTTCTATTTCTCCAAGATGTGCAGCTCGTACAAGGACCCCGAATCCTTTGAGCAGTTCCTGCGGGACTTTCTGAGCGGGGATG TGCCCCACGGGTCCTGGTTTGATCATGTCAGAGGCTGGATGGAAATGAAGGGCAAAAAGAATTTCTTCTTCATCACTTACGAAGAGCTGCAGCAG GACCTGAGGGGCAGCGTGCGGCGACTCTGCCAGTTCCTGGAGCAGGAGCTGGATGAGGGAGCTATCACCTCGGTGGTGGAGAACGCCTCCTTCAGGGCCATGCAGGAGAACAAGATGTGCAACTCGACGCTGCTCCCCAAGGACATCATGGATCAGGAGAAGGGCACGTTCCTGAGGAAGG GCATCTGTGGGGACTGGAAGAACCATTTCACGGTGGCGCAGAGCGAGGCCTTCGACACGAtataccaggaccagatgggggGCCTGATGGAGGCATTCCCATGGGGTGCACATTAG
- the LOC125629393 gene encoding sulfotransferase 2B1 isoform X1: protein MAVEYVTYQGIKFPPAYNSEQSLRFTHKEFQVQDDDVFNVTYPKSGTVWMIEILSLIRSGGDPAWNRAVLNSTRVPWFTTRLGLESALSYPRPRLLTCHLPVQLFPTSFFGSRAKVDQAGCAWGLQYRAGVTGAKVVYTLRNPKDVLVSYFYFSKMCSSYKDPESFEQFLRDFLSGDVPHGSWFDHVRGWMEMKGKKNFFFITYEELQQDLRGSVRRLCQFLEQELDEGAITSVVENASFRAMQENKMCNSTLLPKDIMDQEKGTFLRKGICGDWKNHFTVAQSEAFDTIYQDQMGGLMEAFPWGAH from the exons ATGGCAGTAGAGTACGTCACATACCAGGGCATCAAGTTCCCCCCTGCATATAACTCTGAGCAGAGCCTGCGCTTCACCCACAAGGAGTTCCAGGTGCAGGATGATGATGTCTTCAATGTCACCTACCCCAAATCAG GCACAGTGTGGATGATCGAGATCTTGAGCCTGATCCGCAGCGGCGGGGACCCAGCCTGGAACCGAGCCGTCCTCAACTCCACCCGCGTGCCCTGGTTCACTACCCGCCTGGGGCTGGAGTCTGCACTGAGCTATCCCCGACCCCGTCTGTTGACCTGCCACCTCCCCGTCCAGCTCTTCCCCACATCTTTCTTTGGCTCCAGGGCCAAGGTGGACCAGGCAGGCTGTGCATGGGGGTTACAGTACAGAGCCGGGGTGACAGGGGCTAAG GTGGTCTACACACTCCGCAATCCCAAGGACGTCCTGGTCTCCTATTTCTATTTCTCCAAGATGTGCAGCTCGTACAAGGACCCCGAATCCTTTGAGCAGTTCCTGCGGGACTTTCTGAGCGGGGATG TGCCCCACGGGTCCTGGTTTGATCATGTCAGAGGCTGGATGGAAATGAAGGGCAAAAAGAATTTCTTCTTCATCACTTACGAAGAGCTGCAGCAG GACCTGAGGGGCAGCGTGCGGCGACTCTGCCAGTTCCTGGAGCAGGAGCTGGATGAGGGAGCTATCACCTCGGTGGTGGAGAACGCCTCCTTCAGGGCCATGCAGGAGAACAAGATGTGCAACTCGACGCTGCTCCCCAAGGACATCATGGATCAGGAGAAGGGCACGTTCCTGAGGAAGG GCATCTGTGGGGACTGGAAGAACCATTTCACGGTGGCGCAGAGCGAGGCCTTCGACACGAtataccaggaccagatgggggGCCTGATGGAGGCATTCCCATGGGGTGCACATTAG